A window of Miscanthus floridulus cultivar M001 chromosome 12, ASM1932011v1, whole genome shotgun sequence genomic DNA:
CTGATATCTATGACATGGTGCCTTGGTTGTGTGCATTGTTGTTGCAGTTGTCGGATCTTGAAAGACACGGTCAGCTTGGTAATGGCTAGATGTAGCACTTGGGTATCGCCTTGGTGGCTTGCAGCGGACTGCGGCTACTAACTCTGCCTGAAAGGGGTGGTCCGGTGTAGGACAGGGTCGACTGACAGTGCAAGCGGTGACGATGGCACGGGGATTACACAGCGTGCAGCGGTCTGCAACGGCTAGCCCTGCATGACAGCAGCTGGCTCGGTGTGGGACGTTGTCAGTAACAATGGCGCAAGTAGTGATGATGGCATGTTGATTTGATGGCTTCATCTTTCAGTGATGATGGTGGTGCATTGTGGCGACCGGCGGGGCGGTAGTGTGGAGCTTCTGTAGTGGTCATGGTTGTGCAGTCTGCAGTGCCTAGTATAGTGGTGTAGAGCAGTGGTGCGATAGTGTTGTGTGGCACGTGTTGAGGTCTTGGTCTAACCGGCTGTTGGTTTTGTTGATTATGGTTGTTAGTTTTGCTTCGTTGCTTTCTAGTAGCTGTTGCTGCTCGACTCTTTGGGATTTAGTTGCTATGTTGTACTGCCTAGCCTAGGCTTctcctttttaatatatatattcgGTAGCTCTCCTGCttgttttatttaaaaaaaacaaaaacctgGCTATTTGGATCTGATGTACTTACACGGACATACATGTATTGTGCCTACTAACTTCAATctttttttttcccaaaaaatTATCGTGTGCACATGTGTATGCCCATGTCCTTTTCTGGGTCCACCCTGATCTCAGGTTGGTTTCACCTAATGTTCTGTTGATTCTTAATTTATTCCTTGACGCAGCAGCTGAAAGATGGATGCGAACAGGCGCCAGAGTGGAATTCAGCAGTTGTTGGCTGCAGAGCAAGAGGCTCAGCAGATTGTAAATGCAGCTAGGGCTGGTAATACTATCTTACTTTTGGCACAAATATTACAAATCAAGCATAGTGCTCGAGAGCAAGTACCTTGTGCTATTGTGCATAAGATCCTGTATTTTGATCTACCGATTAATCTTCATGTAGATATTCACTATTCACATTTTAGGTAGAAACGTGTTCTATTCTGGCCTATAGTGAGATCAGCATCTAGTTTGTAGAATTGCCTTTGGTGTACTGCCTTTTTTTTTATTTGCTTTAGTCTACAGGCTCTTACTTGTTACGACATGCCATACCACTGAAAAGTCACATGTTGACTGTACAAATGTGCATAATCCAAGTCAGAAAAATATCACTTGTCCTTCACTGATTAGACAACCATGGTCCAATGCAAAGCTTTTGCTCTAGAAATGTCTGTTCAACTTCTGCAGATAATATCCATGACTATGATTGGTTTTGAGGGGCTGCAGTGTAACGTTTTCTGTGTTCAACAGCTAAGTCAGCAAGGCTTAGGCAAGCCAAGGAGGAGGCTGAGAGGGAAATAGCTGAATACCGTGCCCAGATGGAGGCTGAATTCCAGAGAAAGGTTGCAGAGGTATGTCACTAGCCCAACATGCTCGAATGTTCACAAGATCACAGAGCATCAGAGCCTGAGTTTTATGTATTTGTTGTTCTGGTGCAAATGTTAAACGTCTAGGAAGAGACAGCAACAAAAATTGAACAACTCAATCAACAGGCTGCAAGCATATCCCCAGAAGTCATTCAGATGCTTCTGAGGCATGTCACCACTGTGAAGAACTGAACGTTGTTGTGCGCAAAGTATGCTTACAAGTTGCAACATTCTATTATCTATATATTTATTAGTACAAGAAAGTGGTAATAAATGAAATTTTCACTTTTAGCTGTAATTCTATGTTCTTAATCATATAGAATAAGGTGTTGCACTGGAGCAGCAAACCTTTCCTGTAAAATCAATACTCGTTCATCAGTTGTTACATGtaaatgtttttctttctttttttctttttgatgaaATGTTATTTTTGTCTGTCATTCTGAACAGAGTGATCTTTTATTTCCAGTCTTGTAAGTCGTACCTCTAGACTCTAGTTTATAGCACCAAATAAATACACTATGTAATTATAACATTGGTCTATCTTATTCAAGcttggtgtcataaatattgatgttctttttaataatttcaatcaaactTAAAAAGGATTGACTTAGGACAACTTCTATAAATTAATCTATTTTTGGCACTGTTTGCTTTAAACGGTTGTTTAGCTGTTTAGCTGTTTACACGCTGTTTAAACGCAACATGGTGATGCACATTTTCGTTTAATTAACTGTTTATTCTATTTAAATGATTGTTTTGCTCGTTAAAGTAGCAGTTTAGCCCAACTAATGACTAAATGGCGAGTGTCCAACTGTTTATatcgtttaggataacactgattTTTGAAATGATGGAGTCATTCCTACCAGGCTACCACTACACTTGCCTACCTTAAAGGCCTAAACAGCAACATGGTTCGTTGCTCATGGCAACCATGGCCTGATAACAACCGGAGTCATATTATGTATTTTAGATGTTGTATAAACATGTTCAGGTCATGTCTAGTTGTATTGGGCTACCGATGCAATAACCTTGTGAATCTATTTTGTTGCCTGCTTGGGCAGATGCAATGTCTTGTCGCGTGATAGCGTGAGACTAACACCCGTAGCAGATGAAAATACATCCACTGAACCTACATGAGTGAGCTCAATTTGTCTGTATCAACTAGGCCAAGATGAGGGGAACCTATACGAGTGAAACGAACCAGAATTTCCAGAATTGAAATTCCGACTCTTTTGTCCATCTGTGATAGTGCCAGGATGTCTCGGCTATTACAGGTGTCCAATTTTCAGCCTATATATAATAGTCCCAGAATATCTCGGCTATCACAATAAGTGAGCTCAATTTGGTTGTATCAACTAGGTCAAGATGAGGGGGGCATATTTTTGCATCTGCTCATACAAATTGTATACCCCTATACAATATAATACACTTCTCTATAAGAACATATGCATCTTATGGTGCATGGCGGTTCTAATGCGACAACCAAATAGAGCATTAGCCATTGCCACCAATGCATCATTTTTTTTACCTAGACCTGGCTCCTAACAACCCAAAATCTAATTTAGGCTAAGTATACATCATATTATGCATTTTTAAGTCTAGTTCTCATTCGATTGAATCGCTCCCTACTATAGTTGAATTGGGCCTAGGGTTGACCAACACGTGATCATGACTGGCTTGAGACAAACACGACGTGACCAGGATGAGCCATGTAGGACCAAAGCCAGTGGTTGAAAACCAACCAGATAAGGTTAGACTATACAAAGACCTCATGCCAAGTGTTCCATGCGTTGGCTAGCCCCATCCCACCTATAAGACTACGTGTCTAACACAAGAGCCCCAAGTGGAGGATGTGACCAAGTGCCATACCTTGTTCTCACTACAGGCCACCAAATTCTCACGATCGGCACGTTTTTATATTTCTGGTTTGTAGTGTTTTTTTATCTCTATATATGGGTTTGTAGCTTTTTTTTGAGAGAGATCAGTACCACTTTATTCATATATCAGAGTAATCGGTACAAACTCCATTAGAAGGAAAAAGCAGCCAAACATGCCGCCCCCACAGATTCATAAATTGAGCTTTTAGCTAATCTATGAGCATCACCATTCGAGTTCCTACTTTCATAGACGACCTCCACCAATGCGAAGCTTGCCATACATGACTTAATCTCCCTGATGATGTGGCCATAGGGAGTCATCCCCGGACCATGCATATTCTTCACTATGTTCGTGCAGTTGGCAGCAATCCTGACCTTCTGAAGCATAAGGTCACTCGAGAGAGCTAGACCTTCTCTGCAGGCCAACGCTTCCGCCGTCTCTAGATCTGAAACTCCTTCCATCACAATTGCAGACGCTCCCAAAAAGATGCCTACCTCATCCCTTGCAATAGCTGCCACCGTCGCAATGCAAGAATTGTTAGATAGTGTAGCATCCACATTTATCTTCGTCATGCCtgaggggcgggggggggggggggggggggggggttgatatGGGTTTGTAGCTGGGAGCGTGGGAAAGAAAAGATGAGGGTCAGGATAGTTCGGGGACATAACGTGGACTTCTTCCTTAGCAGAAACGAGCAGGCCGGACGTTCTGATTAGGCTGTTTTATCTGGGCCTCCAGTACGAGGATGCGCAGGCTAACGGGCAGCCCAGCTCAAACGCAGCAAATATCTCTCGTCGTCCCGGGCCCTCATCAAAACCCCATCCAATTCCAAACCTCTCTTGTAGCCATTTCACCACCGCTTCCGCCCCTCCCGTCGCGGCCAGCCAACCGCCTCTTCCCTCGCCACCCATGGCCACCGCAGCGCGCGCCCTCGTCGCCGCACGCCCGGCGCGGCCTCTCCTCCCGTCACGGCGCCTTCCATCCTCCTCTTCCATCCGTCCCCCCCGGCAACGTGGCGGCGTTGGGTCCGTCCGCTGCATGGCGCGGCGGCCGGATTCCTCGTATTCCCCGCTGCGGTCGGGTCAGGGCGGTGACCGTGCGCCGACGGAGATGGCTCCTCTGTTCCCTGGCTGCGACTACGAGCACTGGCTCATCGTCATGGACAAGCCCGGCGGCGAGGGCGCCACTAAGCAGCAAATGATCGATTGCTACATCCAGACCCTTGCCCAGGTGGTAGGGAGGTAATTGTTACTACTGATTCAATCAAGTATGTCCTTAGGTTTGGATGTATCGTGGGGATGAGAAATAATTTTGGATAATTCGCTGTATGTTGTTGCAGCGAGGAGGAGGCAAAGAAGAAGATATACAACGTATCCTGCGAGCGCTATTTTGGATTCGGATGTGAAATTGATGAAGAGACCTCCAACAAACTCGAAGGTGACTTGTTTGGTTCCTTGTTCAAGAGTCAAGACATGcaatgtgatgtcatcttttgtTTCAATTAATGTATTTTGCGTTGTGCTATAATGTTGATATAGTCGCTTAGTGTGATAACATGGAAAATTAAGATTTATGTTTGTGTTGAAGCCTTAGTTTTTTGACGAAACTGGAGGAGCCGTGGAGCCCCTACAGTACTTTTATTAAAAAACAACAAAAGCACAGTACAGGAGAACAAAGCTGCAAGGGCAGAATTCAAGAAGTTGAAGCCTTAGTTATGTTCAACTATTACAATGTTGTGGTCTATTCGTGATTGTGTCCGTGACACATTACTTGTTTGAGCTTAGGTGCTATGTTATTGTGTTCATTGAGCAATTTTATCATGAAAAGTGATGTGTTGACatctactactagaaactcgCTGTGCTTATTCTTTCTTCAGTGACCATTTGCAGATATCATGCTATGCGTGTGCTTGTTTCTATAAGCATTAACAGATATAAATCTTCTGAACTTTCAGTACACTACATGTATCACTAGTTGCACTAACTGCGGTTTGTGTTTTGGATAAAACAGGCCTTCCAGGGGTTCTATTTGTGCTTCCTGACTCTTATGTTGATGCTGAGAACAAGGATTATGGTGGTAAGTTTATTACCTAAGTGTCCTGTAGCTTTATGTTGAGTGTGGTTCATTTCGTTTTTTGAGGACTATTTCGTGCTAGCTGTTAATAGATCCTTGAATTTTCACTGCCCTGGTAGAAAACCTCACTTTCAGCTGTATGGTTCACAGTTGCCTATTATTGTTTCCCAGTAATCTGTTGTCTTGCTAGTTTGTCATAGTTCTACTTCCTGGATTCCTTCTATAGTAGTTTTTAATCTAGCAATCATATTATTGCTGCACTGCACGTTCCTCTGGCATAACTCATAAGTGAAGAAATGTTGTTCGAAAGAGATGTAAAGCAGTGTGAAGTTGAGTTTGGTTCATTTCGTTTTTTGAGGACTATTTCATGCTAGCTATTAATAGATCCTTGAATTGTCACTGCCCTGGAAGAAAAGCTCACTTTGTGCTGTATGGTTCCCAGTTGCCTACTATTGTTTCCCAACAATCTTTGTCTTTAGTCTGCCATAGTTCTACTTACTGGATTCCTTCTATAGTAGTTTTATATCTATCAATCATATTATTGCTGCGTTGCACGTTCCTCTGAAATAAGTGAAAAAATGTTTGAAAGAGATGTAAAGCAGTGTGAAACTGCTAATAACAGTAGCTTTTTTTTTGTCATTCAATGCTAAACGGTTAGTTAAAATTTCCACATCTGCTGTTATTATTTTTGTTTAGCTTGCCGTTTGGCATGAAGTTTCACTTTTATTGGATGCCTCACATTTCATTTGCTATATTCATGGACTACAATTCATTGCTTTTCTGTCGAATGCCTTGTCTCTTCCCAATTTATCAAGTGTGTTGACTGATGTCATTTACATTTCAATCCTTTCCAAGTTCAGTCTGTCATTAAATTTCTCTCATTcgtaatcatcttaatatgaacATATCTTAGGTTTTCATGAAGTTAACTTTCTTTGCAGCTGAGTTATTTGTGGACGGTGAAATTGTTCAGCGATCGCCAGAAAGGCAGAGAAGGGTGGAGCCAGTGCCTCAGAGAGCTCAAGATCGACCCCGGTACAGTGATCGGACCCGCTATGTGAAGCGGAGGGAGAACCAATCTTACCAGCGATGATGTTGCCGTTTCTGGAGATGGAAAATGCTACGGTTTCCACAAGTGCCTAAATGTGATGCTGGAAATGTAGCAGCAACCCCCCACTACCCAAATGAGAATGGCATCCGTTGTGTTTGCTGCGCTTTTTAAGCTTTACATGCTTATGCATTTGGGCTTGTACCTTTGGTTGATATGAACGATGTATCCTTTTAACTTCGCATGATAATTTAAAGTCGTCTTTAGTCAGAAATTAATCAATTATTGATGATTATCAGATGATATACTGCATGATCATCTCGGAAGGGGGCCGTCCGTTGGACCGTTTCCCTCTCACAAACTGTTCCAGTGCTCCAGCCCGTTATTGTGGCAGGTGACATGATGCCACATTGCCACTGACAGGCATATGCATGCCGTCACCATCACATTCTGGTAGAGATAACGGTATGCAGGCAATCGGGACGCGGAGGGGGGCAACCCGCGATCTGCAACGTGTGGCGCAGGCAGGTGATCCAGGATTCGCTGCCTTATCCTCGCGTGCTACTGCCGTACCAGCAGCCCTGCGAGCCTCCATTGAGGGCGCTCAACCAGCCAAGCGAGCGTCAGAGGCGAGCAGAGAAATGGCGGGAGCGAACTTCCTCTCCACCGCGCCGCTAGTCGCCCGAGGCGTCGCTGCCTGCTCTTCCATTTCAACTCCGACACGGAGGCACCCGCACGTACAACGCCCCCTGAACTTACTGATTCGCCTGTGCAGATTCCATTTCAGCCTCGACGGAATCGCGTGATACTTGATTTGCCTGCGCAGATTCGGGTGTGCTGCCGGGCTCACGGTGAAGGCTCGGAGGCCGCTGCCCATGAAGAGCGTCTTCGATTCCGTCGGAGAGATTTCATCGGCACCTGCGTCGGGACAGCCATTGGTTTGGTACGTGGTAGTGCTACCATCCTGACAAAAGATCAATGCCCTTGTGCATTAGCGCCACAGAAGTAAACAAATGTAGCATGATGGGAGAGCACCAAGTTGTTGCCCCAGCGAACTTTTGATCGCAACTGCATCTAGTTAGTGTGGTTATACTGTTTTCAGAGGAAAGACACCTTTTGTTTCAGTTCAGaggtgataagctgaacttcgtTTATTGATGTCTTGGGTTAGGAATTGATCGACGGCTCTACGAGATTCTTTGGAGTGGCTACTGCAGCTGATCTCATTGAGCGTAGACAACGGTCGGAGTTCCAATGTAGGTCATCTCATATTGTTACTTCCATTGGGccccttgaatgctatgcttcatTCTCACCATCGAAATTGAAGTCTTTTGACTGTTTTTTGCAGCAAAAATCAAAGATACCCTCTACGTAGCCATAAAGGTGAGACGCCTTAGTTCGATGTActcagtgtttttctttcacctATCTATCGCTTCTGTTGCCTGAAACAGTGAACCTGATAATCTTTTGAAGGCTAAGCCAGAGCTCGTTCCATCATTGTTGACCTTGGCACTGAATGATGCCATCACATATGACAAGGTCTGGTCTCTGAATGGCTTTATATCATTAGCATTTGGGTCCTTCTTTTGGTTTTTAGAGTTGGTTTATTCTTCTACAGGCCACAAAAACTGGAGGTGCAAATGGATCTATCAGGCTAGGTAGCATTTtctttttccttctcttcttcagtTCTTCAGTTTGTTTTTTGTTTTGAGAGAAGAAAATGCTAAGCTGAAGATAATCTAACAAGTAACAAGTTTCTCGACCTTGATAATCCGTTACGTTGCTCCACCATTTGATACTTATTTTTCAAATAAAGCCCAGAAACAAGCAGACCTGAAAACAGTGGGCTCTCTGCTGCATTGGATTTGCTGACTGAAGCCAAAAAGGAGATAGATTCCTTTTCCAAGGGAGGTCCCATTTCATTTGCAGATCTGATCCAGTTTGCAGGTTCGACAATTTCCAGTGCACTTTTACTACCATTATGAAACTTCTTGATCTTTACTGACAAGCTCTTCCGTACATCGGCTAGTTTTAAATTAagaattttgtttttttcttgaaaCAGCACAATCAGCACTGAAGAGATCTTTTCTTGACGCGGCCATTGCCAAATGTGGTGGAAATGAAGAGAAGGGAAGAACCCTATACTCTGCATATGGTTCAAATGGGCAGGTATGCACTGTGCCACATTGCTCCTTATGCCACATGATGCTGCATATGTTCAGTATATACTCTGTACAAGCTGCTCCTTATCTAACGTGTTAAATTATTTTTCTCTCTACGATTGTTTTGGCTATTTCTAGCCTaccccaaacttgcttgggactaaaaggctttgttgttgttgttgtttgtttgtttgtttgttttgacTATTTGCCATCACAGTGGGGTCTGTTCGATAGAACATTCGGGAGAGCAGATGCACAGGAAGCAGATCCAGAGGGAAGAGTGCCTGAGTGGAGCAAAGCTTCTGTGCAGGAGATGAAGGATAGGTTCGTCGCTGTTGGGTTGGGTCCTCGCCAGGTCACTACCACATCCTTATTAGATTGCTGAAATAATCTGTCTTAACTCATTATTGCCATGAGAGAGAGCAAAAACCATGAACCAGTCTCACGTTTAACAGAAGATGGCTCCTTTTGCAGCTTGCTGTTATGTCAGCATTCCTTGGACCTGACCAGGCTGCTACCGAGGAACGACTGATAGTTGATCCGGATTGCCGTCCATGGGTGGAGAAGTACCAGCGGAGCCGCGAGACTGTCTCCCGGACTGACTATGAAGTAAGATTAAGATTCATTGATCCGTATGTGCTGGCATTGCTCGGTATATCTTCCAGTATTTATTCTAACTTGTGCTTATTTGTTCTTTATGACAGGTTGACCTGATAACCACACTCACAAAGCTGAGCTCCATTGGCCAGAACATAAACTATGAAGCCTACACATACCCTAAGCAAAAGATTGACCTGGGCAAATTGAAACTGTAAGAGATGCTTGCCGGGCACCTGCATCAATCATATCCAGGATTCAGGAGCTCATGATATGGTAGGCTCTGGCTGCTAAAGAGTGATTTTATTCGGCACTGACGTTCATGTATTGGCTGCTCATAAGCTGTCAGAGATTCTTCCCACGGCAATTAGGATGGTCCCTGTACATGGTTAAATTGGTTCTCCGATTTTGTTTTGTGTGAGCCAAACGCTTGTGAGAAGTGCGGTGTTGTGTAAATCCCTTCACGTACGTGAGATGATTGAAGAATCAATTGAAACAAAGTGAAAGTGATATGACTGAACTCATGTTTCTGATCAGAAGCAGCACAGCACACAGCAGGCGTCAGGCGCCCTTCCGCCTGCCGCTCCCGGCTCGGCATTTTCACGTTGGCCCGGCTGTCTAGGATGATGTACACCGTGTAAAATGCATGGTCCGCACGACCTCCTGATCGATCGTTGCCATGATGCCCATCACAAACAAGCGCCTTTACCGGCCTCAGAGCGTCGCCGTGGAGCGGCGGGGCAGCCTGAGCCCTGAGGTCCTCACGGCCATTTCTGCCTCAAACACTCGCAGTCTCGCACCACTGTCGCGAATGAGAACCACATGATCGTCAAACATACGGAACAATTAGAGAGTGGTTGGTTGGTTCTTTAGtcagatactaataaggagcattaaatatagattaattataaaaccaattacataaatAGAGGCTAATTTACGAAACACACGGAACCAATAGGGTTTAGGTTTTTACCTAAATTAAGTATAATAAATTAATTGATAATTATAAACCAATTATATATAAGAGGCTAATTTGCGAaacatttttaagcctaattaatctatcattagcacatgtttactagtATCAcctacgttgtcaaatcatgaaactaattaggcttaaaagattcgtctcgcaaattagtcagcaagttgtgcaattagtttcgtaattagtctatatttaatactccatgtgtccaaacattcgatgtgacaggaattttagagaAGCTAAAGAACCAAACAGGGCTTTAGTTGCACGACGAAGCAAAAACCCTTGGTCAAGTACAGTACAGTGGCTCTAAAATCTTCTTTTGAAGTCTAGTACAGCTGACATCTTTTGCAACAGGTTCCCAAACAAACCAAGCCGAGGTCTCTGCATCCTAGACATCAGCCACTGGTAATCCTCCAGCGCCTTACCTGACAGGGGTTCCAAAAACTCGCATCTCTCCAGGATCTCGGGCGGAGGCACTCCCCGGACAAGGTTCGTGTCCAGCTTCGGCTTCCTCTTGTTCTTATCTTGAGGGACCTCTGGCACAGGGTTCTCGAGGTACAGTGGAGATGCTCCGGGGATGACGTCTTGGCGGAAGGGTAGGCTCCTAGCACTCTGCAGGCAGAAGTCGAACCACTGGTGGATGAGTGGAGATGGGCCTCTGGTTCGGCTACCGATTTGGTCAGTCTGAAATCTTGTCGCGCATGGTATTGCCTGCAATGTATAAAACCATAACAATCAATAAGATAGTTTGAAACTACGATGCAGTACACATGAGAAAACCATAACATACCCATAGATCAGCCCATAGGCTGCTGCCTGACTTGGGTACAATCACCGTGACATTAGACATTCGCTTTGCAGCAGGTATCACATCGCTGCTCCAACCCACTGCAACCCATACATCTccaacactaaatgatttcagatagtTCATGCTGTCGAATAGTTGGACCTACCAAAGACAGCCAATATCAAATCCAGCGCAATAAATCATAGCAGAATTTAGGATGGCCCATATATATCAAGAAAGAGGCAAAAATGATGTGCCGTATCTGGTGCAAACCTGCTTCTGTAGTTGTGTAAAGCTATTTAGGACTGCTTCTCTACCACCATTGACATCTATTTCCATATCAACTGTGTTATATGATGATCCCAGATGCTTCAGAACTGcaccaatcacctctctaggagAATCGACCATTGAAATCCTCCCAGCAAGCTCGGGCCTCCACAAATCCTCCCAAtcctacaaataaaaaaatcaataTGCTTAACACCTATCAGGTTTATCACAGCAAAGATAGTCAGCATCAATAAGTACAAGCAAAAAGTATGTCTTAGTAGTCAGTACTATGCTTCACATTTTCATTTCACCTAGGAAAAGGGAAGCCCTATAAACATACCCTCGTAA
This region includes:
- the LOC136496082 gene encoding V-type proton ATPase subunit G1-like, translated to MDANRRQSGIQQLLAAEQEAQQIVNAARAAKSARLRQAKEEAEREIAEYRAQMEAEFQRKVAEEETATKIEQLNQQAASISPEVIQMLLRHVTTVKN
- the LOC136496084 gene encoding uncharacterized protein; protein product: MTKINVDATLSNNSCIATVAAIARDEVGIFLGASAIVMEGVSDLETAEALACREGLALSSDLMLQKVRIAANCTNIVKNMHGPGMTPYGHIIREIKSCMASFALVEVVYESRNSNGDAHRLAKSSIYESVGAACLAAFSF
- the LOC136497312 gene encoding multiple organellar RNA editing factor 2, chloroplastic-like — translated: MATAARALVAARPARPLLPSRRLPSSSSIRPPRQRGGVGSVRCMARRPDSSYSPLRSGQGGDRAPTEMAPLFPGCDYEHWLIVMDKPGGEGATKQQMIDCYIQTLAQVVGSEEEAKKKIYNVSCERYFGFGCEIDEETSNKLEGLPGVLFVLPDSYVDAENKDYGAELFVDGEIVQRSPERQRRVEPVPQRAQDRPRYSDRTRYVKRRENQSYQR
- the LOC136497311 gene encoding thylakoid lumenal 29 kDa protein, chloroplastic-like; the protein is MAGANFLSTAPLVARGVAACSSISTPTRRHPHIRVCCRAHGEGSEAAAHEERLRFRRRDFIGTCVGTAIGLELIDGSTRFFGVATAADLIERRQRSEFQSKIKDTLYVAIKAKPELVPSLLTLALNDAITYDKATKTGGANGSIRLETSRPENSGLSAALDLLTEAKKEIDSFSKGGPISFADLIQFAAQSALKRSFLDAAIAKCGGNEEKGRTLYSAYGSNGQWGLFDRTFGRADAQEADPEGRVPEWSKASVQEMKDRFVAVGLGPRQLAVMSAFLGPDQAATEERLIVDPDCRPWVEKYQRSRETVSRTDYEVDLITTLTKLSSIGQNINYEAYTYPKQKIDLGKLKL